In Bacteroidia bacterium, one genomic interval encodes:
- a CDS encoding T9SS type A sorting domain-containing protein, translating to MAATFCCCHFFSYAQNRNSVWCFGDSAGIDFGSGLPVTFQSGMDSRGSCVSISDNNGNLLFYAATMYKYAISIDNSTFVFNSTGSVMQDGDSIVGEGWYQELVIVPNPANDSVYYLFSINVTGNNGLVYSIIDMKQNGGLGAVTAKNIQLQSFEQVDCLNAVKHGNGRDWWLIFRKSDALTFSSNNDWYSYLITPNGIQNLSVQSVGSQNRTGGAHTNFSPDGEKLVFTNWLGLIEVYDFDRCTGLLNNPVTIEPDLGNPPYPFIWSCEFSPDESKLYVTTNQTTSYLFQYDLNAPNIPGSKDTLWSFNLFPYAIGGLKLAPDNKIYLSNVYYNASNYYPYRDSVYNMYNMNLSVINQPDSLGAACDFQPYSFYLGGKRTYLGLPNNPDYELEAVAGSVCDTLTGIAPSPLERGGVRIFPNPANSTLYVSGMPEGKNEIEVYDIYGRLLLKKNASAAGSIDVSSLSDGVYNLRIKNEAGEYFKKRFVVIK from the coding sequence ATGGCAGCAACATTTTGTTGCTGCCATTTTTTTTCTTATGCGCAAAATAGAAATAGCGTATGGTGCTTTGGCGATAGTGCGGGAATAGATTTTGGTTCGGGATTACCTGTTACTTTTCAATCAGGAATGGATAGTCGGGGAAGCTGTGTCAGCATTTCAGACAATAACGGGAATTTACTTTTTTATGCAGCAACAATGTACAAGTATGCCATAAGTATTGATAATTCAACCTTTGTTTTTAATTCAACAGGATCAGTAATGCAAGATGGAGATTCTATTGTTGGAGAAGGTTGGTATCAGGAATTGGTAATTGTTCCTAATCCTGCCAACGACAGTGTATATTATCTTTTTTCAATAAATGTCACTGGTAATAACGGACTTGTTTACAGCATCATAGATATGAAACAGAATGGTGGATTAGGAGCAGTTACTGCTAAGAATATACAACTGCAAAGCTTTGAACAAGTGGATTGCTTAAATGCCGTTAAACATGGTAACGGAAGAGATTGGTGGCTAATATTCAGAAAATCAGATGCACTCACATTTAGTTCAAATAACGATTGGTACAGCTATTTAATAACTCCTAACGGAATTCAGAATTTATCCGTTCAGTCCGTTGGTTCGCAAAACAGAACAGGAGGAGCGCATACCAATTTTTCGCCTGATGGCGAAAAATTGGTATTTACCAATTGGTTGGGTTTGATTGAAGTTTATGATTTTGATCGTTGCACAGGATTGTTAAATAATCCCGTTACTATAGAACCTGATTTAGGTAACCCTCCTTATCCATTTATTTGGAGTTGTGAGTTTTCTCCTGATGAAAGTAAGTTATATGTTACCACCAATCAAACTACTTCATATTTATTTCAATACGATTTAAACGCACCCAATATTCCCGGAAGCAAAGATACTCTATGGTCATTTAATTTATTTCCTTATGCAATAGGAGGATTAAAGTTGGCTCCTGATAACAAAATCTATTTGAGTAATGTGTATTATAATGCCTCTAATTATTATCCTTACAGGGATAGTGTTTACAACATGTACAATATGAACTTATCAGTAATTAACCAACCTGATAGCTTAGGCGCAGCATGTGATTTTCAGCCGTACAGTTTTTATCTCGGAGGCAAAAGAACATATCTTGGTTTACCTAATAATCCTGATTATGAGTTGGAGGCGGTAGCGGGTAGTGTGTGTGATACACTTACAGGCATAGCTCCCTCTCCTTTGGAGAGGGGTGGGGTGAGGATATTTCCCAACCCCGCCAACAGCACATTGTATGTTAGCGGAATGCCTGAAGGCAAAAATGAAATAGAGGTGTATGATATTTACGGCAGATTATTATTAAAGAAGAATGCT